The Calditrichota bacterium genome contains a region encoding:
- a CDS encoding response regulator, producing the protein MTKVLYAEDVEFLRQGICADLREAGFEVASCPLDRQEALRSVEAQQPDVLLLDVMSETNIHEGLSIAEHLREHPLRKQGRMKVLLLTIFRQDDEAIRGALAQGLADGIVTKPTTSERIVREITRVMRN; encoded by the coding sequence ATGACTAAGGTACTGTACGCCGAAGACGTGGAATTCCTGCGCCAAGGCATCTGCGCGGACCTGCGCGAGGCAGGCTTCGAGGTGGCCTCGTGCCCATTGGATCGGCAGGAGGCGCTGCGTAGCGTGGAGGCGCAGCAGCCCGACGTGCTCCTGTTGGACGTGATGAGCGAAACGAACATCCACGAGGGACTCTCCATCGCCGAGCACCTGCGGGAACATCCCCTGCGCAAACAGGGACGCATGAAGGTGCTGCTGCTCACCATCTTTCGCCAGGATGACGAGGCAATCCGTGGCGCATTGGCTCAGGGCCTGGCGGACGGCATCGTGACCAAGCCCACCACCAGCGAACGCATCGTGCGTGAAATCACGCGGGTGATGCGGAACTGA